The genomic region TCGTCGACCTGGCGATACGCGCGGGGATACGGGGTCGCGGTGGTCGGCACGCTCTCGTCGGCAGAGCTGGACCACGCCTGTGGGACGTCGCCGGCAGGCGGCTGACCGGACTCGTCGGCGCCCAACGACCGCGCGTCGACGACGGTGGTCTCCGACTCGTCGGCTTCCACGCCGTCCTGCTGGCGGTTGGGCTGGTGCGGCTGTGCTGGCTGGTGCGGCTGTGCTGGTTGGTGCGGCTGTGCTGGTTGGTACGGCGGTGCTGGTTGGTCGGGTCCGGACATCTGGTCACCTCGGGCGGTCGTGGGTCTGGGGCGGGCACGGTCTGCGGTGTTCGAAGGCCAACTGGCCGGGATCCACTGATGGGGATGCAGCGCATGATCAGGCTAACGAGGAGCGGAGGGCCCTGACCCTCCATTCGGGCCCTTCGGGACGGCGTGTTGTCCCGGATCTGCGGCGACCGGCGCCAGATGGCGGTGGTGGGGCCGACGGGAGTCGAACCCGCGCTGGCACGGACCTAAACCGTGTGCCTCTGCCAATTGGGCTACGGCCCCGCAGCGATCCTACTGGCCGGGCACTGCCAGGGGAGGATCAGCCGAGGCCGAGGCCGGCGAGCACCCTGGCGACGTGACCGGTGGCCTTGACGTTGCGCAGGGCCTGTTCGATCCGGCCGTCCGGGCCGATGACGAAGGTCGAGCGAATGACGCCCTGGACGAGTTTCCCGTAGTTCTTCTTCTCGCCGTAGGCGCCGAAGGAGCGCAGCACCGCCTTGTCCGGGTCGGACAGCAGGATCAGGTCGAGCGACGAGTCCGCAGCGAAACCGGCGAGCTTCGCGGGCGAGTCGGGGGAGATGCCGATCACCGTGTACCCGGCGGTGTCCAGGGTCGGGCCGGCGGCGGAGAACTCGCAGGCCTCGGTCGTACAACCAGGGGTTCCGGCCGCCGGGTAGCAGAACACGATCACGGACCGACCGGCGAAATCGGCGAGCGACACCTGCTCGCCGAGGCTGTTCGTCAGCGAGAAGGCGGGTGCGAGATCGCCGACAGCGGGTACCTGACCGGCGGCGGGGGAGTCTGCGGACATGCGTCTAGGCTAGCGAGCGGAACGCCGGTGAGGTGCGGACCACGATGACTGAGGAGAGCGAATGGCACGCGACGTCAAGACGATCCAGGCAGAGATCGAGCGCGCCCGTGATGCTCTGGGCGTGGCCGTCGACGAGATCACCGATCGCACGAACCCGAAGAACGTCGCCGAGCGCACCAAGCAGACCCTGCGGGCCACGTTGGCCGATCCGAAGGTCAAGTTCCCGCTGATCGGGGTCGGTGTGCTGGTCGTCGCACTCGTCGTGCGGCGCATCTTCCGCTGAGCTGCGTACCCTCGCAGGAAGAGGTCTCCGTGCGAGGCCACTGTCCGAGCGCCGTGAAGCTTTTGCCGGCGCGTGACTGACTGCCCCCGACGGGGCCGAGGGAGTTCGCTGCATGAGTCGCCGTCTTCGACGTGTCCTGATCCCGCTGGCCGGGGTGCTGATCGTGCTGTCCGGATGCACTTCGGTGACCGGAGCAGCCGAGAGCGGAAGTACCGCCGGACCGACGGGTGGCTCGACCGCCACCACCGCTGCGCAGACGACCGCCGGACCGACGGGTGGCTCGACCGCCACCACCACTGCGCAGACGACCGCCGGACCGACGGGTGGCTCGACCGCCACCACCGCTGCGCAGACGACCGCCGCCGGCTCGGGTGTCCCGGATCCCTCGGGGCCGGCAGCGTCCTCCGACGCCCCCTCCTCGTCGCAGCCCCAGCAGTCTTCCTCTGCCGTGCCGACCACTCCCACGACGCCGACCGCCACCCCACCGGTCGCCGAGGTGACGTCGTCCCCGGCAGTCGGGTCCAAGAGCATCTCACCGTCCGACCCGATCATGGTGTCCGTCGACAAGGGCACCCTGACGACGTTGTCCCTGAAGAACGCGCAGACCGGTTACGAGGTCAAGGCAACGTTCTCGACGGACCGGATCACCTGGAAGACCGACGAGGTGCTGGGCTACGGCGAGTCGTACACGCTCACCGGCGAGGCGACCGGTACCGACGGCAAGGCCGTGGAGGTCAACTCCACCTACACCGTCGTCACCCCGAAGACGGAGGTGCGCACCACGATCTCGCCGACCGACGGGGCTGAGGTCGGCGTTGCCATGCCGGTGGTGGTGAAGTTCGCGGTCGAACCCGAAGACCGGGCACTGGTCGAGAAGAACATCAAGATCACCACCACGCCCGAGGTGGACGGACGGTGGGGCTGGATCCAGCACGACGGCGGTACCTGGGGCCTGGACTACCGGCCGGAGGGGTATTGGCCGGAGGGGACGAAGGTGCACGTCGAGGCGAACGTCTACGGCCTGGAGTTCGCCGACGGGTCGTACGGCAAGTCCGACCTCACGAGTGATTTCACCATCGGCCGCAACCAGGTCGTGAAGGCCGACGTCGGCTCGCACCAGATGATCGTGCAGCAGGACGGCAAGACGGTCGCGACCTACCCGGCTTCCTACGGCCAGGGCAACGGCAATCCCGACCTGACGACCCGCTCCGGAATCCACGTCATCAACGACATGAAGGCATCCGTGCGGATGTCGAACCCGAAGTACGGCTACGTGAACCTGCTCGAGCGCTGGGCGGTGCGGATCTCCAACAACGGGGAGTTCATCCACGCGAACCCGGACAGCACCTCGGCGCAGGGAAACACGAACGTCACCCACGGCTGCATCAATCTGTCGCTGGCGAATGCCGGGGCGTACTACCGGACGGCAATGCTGGGCGATCCGGTGGAGATCACCGGTACCGCCATCAAACTCGGTCCCAGTGACGGAGACATCTTCGACTATGCGATCTCCTGGGAGACCTGGAAGACGTTGTCAGCGCTCGACTGACCGGTCCGCCCAGGAGCTCTTCAGCGCGGCCCGGCTCCACCCACGGTCAACGGTTCCCGAGGGACCGTGGTCGGCAGCGCGCCGGTGCCTTTCCGAGTCAGGCCGAAGGGATCGGACGGGAGCATCCGTTCGGGGGCGCGCACGGACCTGACCGCCCGCGGCAGGTACATCAGCGTCAGTGCCATCAACAGCATCGCCCACCAACGGGTCGTGCTCTCCGGGTCGGGCGAGCGATATCCCTGCCGCCAGGAGTTCATCCGGACACCCAGGGCGAACCCGGACGCGTAGGTGTTGCACATGATCTTGCTCCAGCCGGTGACGCCCAGCTCGTCGCAGCGCGCGTGCAGATCGCGGTCGAACATGTCGTCCGCCGCCTGCCGCCCGTTCGCAGGCAGCGGGTTGCCGACCCGCGCTGCATAGCGGACCACGTCGTAGGCGAGGTCGTGCTCCTTGCAGACCGGGGTGAAGTCGTAGCCGGTCTGGCCGGTGAAGGAGGAGCAGTCGCCGGTCGGTTTGGCCAGCATCGTCTCGCCCCGCGGACCCGGCAGCAGGATCGGCCGGTACCCCATCGTGGCGGACCAGGCGGTCGGGACCACCGTGGCCGGGCGGGCACGGTCGAAATCACCGGTGGTGATCGCGGTCAGCATGACCGTCGCCCCGACATCACCCGGCGCACTATCGACGGAGCTGTCCATGCCGCACCACCAGAAGGCGGCCAGCAACGCCAACAGACCGACCCCGACTCGCCTCACTGCTCCAGATTGCCAGACGAGAGGCCGATCCCGGGGTTCGCGGTCCTGACGGTCGCCTCAGTCGAGGGTTCGCGGTCCTGACGGTCGCCTCAGCCGAGGGTTCGCGGTCCCGGCGGTCGTCATGGCCGGAGGATCGCGGTCTGGATGTGGGTCAGGACCCTCTCGCCAGAGGCGCAACGACCGTTCAGCGTCCGGGTCGTGCGGTGTCGTCAGCCGGATCAGCGATCGTGGACGGCCGGGAGTGCGCTCCGCCGGCCGGAGCGACGGCACGCCACCAGTCGTCCCGGGGCACGTCGTCGGTCAGGTCCCAACGTTGACCTGGACGCGGGGTGCCGATCACCACCGGTCCACGGCCTGTCGCCTCGGGAGACTCTGCCGCGCCCCGGAGGAGACGCTCGATCGGCTCGTCCCAGGAGTGCAGCGCCAGGTCGAACGTCGCCCAGTGGATCGGCAGCAGAGCAGTGCCTCCGAGGTCACCGTGGGCGCGGAGCGCCTCTTCCGGGTTCATGTGGATGTCCTGCCAGGCGGGGTGGTACGCGCCGATCGGCAGGATGGTCAGGTCGAACGGGCCGAACAGGGCCCCGGTCCGACCGAACGACGGCGTGTAGCCGGTGTCGCCTCCGAAGAACACCCGGTGCCGGGGACCGGCGACTGCCCACGACGACCACAGGGTGGCATCGCGGCGCACGAAGCGGCCCGAGAAATGCCTGGCCTCGGTGCAGGTGAGCGTCACCCCGCCGACGCGGACTGCTGCATCCCAGTCCAACTCGTCGATCCGGTCGGCGGGAACGCCCCACCGGCGGAGGTGGGAGCCGATTCCCAGCGGGACGATGAACCGGCACGCGGTCCGCTGGGCCAGGTCACGGATCGTGCTGCTCTCCAGGTGGTCGTAGTGATCGTGCGAAATGACGACGGCGTCGACGGCTGGGAGCTCGGCCGCGGTGAGCGGCGCGCGATGCAGTCGCCGTGGACCGATCTGCGCTGAGGGCGAGACCCGTGATTCCACCACCGGGTCGAACAGGATCCTGGTCCCGTCGATCTCCACCAGCGCACTCGCGTGGCCGAGCCAGGTGACGGCAAGACCTTGGGTGCGGTCGCGGATCTCGGGGGTGACGACCTGGACCGGACCGATCGGCGACCCGACGGGCCCACGCCCACGGAACGATCGCAGGAGCCGCGGGACGTCGGCAGGGGTCAGCGTGTGGCTGCGCTGCCGGTTGTGGAAGCTGCGACCGCTGTGGTGATCGGACTCGTAGCGTCGTTCGTCAGCCGGGGCGGCGCTGTCGGACGGAAGAGAACTCAGCACGGCCCGGGTGGATGCGCCGAGCGCCTGCGGCAGCCCTCTGAAGGCGGCCCTGGCACGGGGGAGCAGGACGGCGACGGGGACCGCCACGACGGAGGCGAGGGCGACAGCCAGGACCTGCCGGGATCGGGGGGAGGAGCTCATCCATCCAGTGTGCCTTCGCGGGAAAGTGGCGTGCGCCACTGTGTCGATGGTGCCGATCTGCTTGCCCCCCAGGGCCGTGTGTCCTAGTCTTCGGTCAGGTCATGAGTTCCAGCGATCAGCTCCGGCTAGCTGGACGGCAACCCTCCTCCGCGGTGGGGTGCTCCGGATGAAGACCTGGCGGCACCCGATCAAGGTTTCCGCAAGCGCGAGCGGCCTTTCCGGCTGCTTCTGACGATGGGTCAGCAATGAGTGGAGTGAACCGCGAGACACGTGTGTGCTCGGTACAGCCGCGCACCCCGATGGTCTCGCGTCGACACGTCGATCTCGGTCGTCTGTCCAGCGCACTGTGTCGCAGCACCTTCGCCGCCCGCTGACGTTTCCCCCGACCGAACAGGGGCCATCAGCCGGTAGAGGCTCCGCCCTCTGATCTCCATCACCGCAGCGCCGCACCGACCGTCGGATGGACCTGTCCTTCCAGGCAAATCGAGATGCGCTGCGCGCCAGAACGATTGACCCGCATCGAGCGGAGATCGTCCTTTAGACAACACTTCCGAGGATCCTCGTGACCACTTCTCCCACCCTGCCACCCGCGCTCCGGCCGGGCGCCGAGTCCGCTCCACCTGCTCCACCCCCCGCTCCACCAGCAGTGTCCTTGAGCAAGGCGGTGGTCCCCCCGACAGCGAGCACGTCGCTGGACGAGCCTCGAGTCGTGCCGGTCCGTCATCCCTGGCGGTGGGTGGGGGTGGCCGTCGTGCTGGTGCTGCTCGCCCAGTTCGTGCACGGCCTGGCCACGAATCCCGGCTGGGACTGGGAGACCTTCGCCAAGTACTTCGCTGCCGAATCCATCCTGGCCGCGCTGTGGACCACCATCAAGCTGACCGTCTACGGCACGCTCCTCGGATTCGGGCTCGGCGTGGTGATCGCTGCCATGCGACTGTCGAAATCACCCTTCCTGCAGGTCATCTCGTGGGGGTACGTCTGGGCGTTCCGGTCGATCCCACTGATCGTGCAGCTGCTGTTCTGGTTCAACATCGCGTACCTGTACCAGACCCTGCAGTTCGGAGTGCCCTTCGGGCCGGGCTTCTTCAGTGTGAACACCAACGACCTGTTCGGCCCGCTCGGTGCTGCGGTCCTCGGATTGGCGCTGCACCAGGCCGCGTACGCGGCGGAGATCATCCGCGGCGGGATCGTGTCTGTCGATGCCGGACAGTTGGAAGCCGCTGCAGCACTGGGTATCCCGCGTCTACGGCAGTTCCGCCGCATCGTACTGCCGCAGGCGATGCGCTCGATCCTGCCGAACGCCGCCAACGAGGTGATCTCGTTGTTCAAGGGCACCTCCATCGTGTCGGTGATGGCGATCCCCGAGCTGTTCTACCAGGCCCAGGTGATCTACGGCCGCAACGGTCGTGTCGTCCCGCTGTTGATGGTGGCCACGGTCTGGTACATCATCCTGACGACCATCCTGTCGGTGGTGCAGTACTACGTCGAGCGGCACTATGCCAAGGGTGCAAGTCGCACCCTGCCGCCCACACCGTTGCAGCGGATCACCCGCGGTTGGGCTCGGGTACGGCGAGCAGCCGCCCATCCGCCGAGTCGCACCGGTACCCGTCCGGTCGCACCCGCGGGCGATGCCCGATGACCGCCGCCGTCGACTCGTCGACCAGGCCCATGGTCGAGATTCGCAGCGTGCACAAGGCTTTCGGCGATCTGGAAGTGTTGCGCGGCATCGACCTGGACATCCCCGCCGGGTCCGTGACGGTCATCCTCGGGCCGTCGGGGTCGGGCAAGTCGACCCTGCTGCGTTCGATCAACCATCTCGAGAAGCTCGACTCGGGATCGATCAGCGTCGACGGTTCGCTCATCGGGTACAAACCACGCCGTGGCCGGCTGTACGAGCTGCGGGAGAAGGAGATTCTCGAGCAGCGTTCGGAGATCGGGTTCGTCTTCCAGAACTTCAATCTCTTCGGGCATCTGACGGTCCTGGAGAACGTGGTAGAAGCGCCGATCTCCGCCCAAAGGCGCAAACGTTCCGAGGTGGAGGCACTGGCGCTCGAGCTGCTCGAGCGGGTCGGTGTGCGCGAGAAGGCGCACGACTATCCGCGCCGCCTGTCCGGTGGTCAGCAGCAGCGGGTGGCGATCGCCAGAGCACTGGCGCTGCAACCGAAGTTGATCCTCTTCGACGAGCCGACGAGTGCACTCGACCCGGAGCTGGTCGGCGAGGTGCTCGACGTGATCGTCGATCTCGCCAGGAGCGGTACGACCCTCGTGGTGGTCACCCACGAGATCGGATTCGCCCGCCAGGTGGCCGACACCGTCGTGTTCATCGACGAGGGCCGGATCATCGAGTCCGGCACTCCGTCCGCCGTGATCGACAACCCGCAGCACGAGCGCACCCGGGCCTTCATCTCCAAGGTGCTGTGATGCGTTCCCCCCTCACCTCCCGAATCCCCTTCCATCCCTTGACTTCTCGACCAGTGACTTCTCGACCACAGACTTCTCGACCACAGACTTCCGGAACTCAGACATCCCGACCCCCGACATTCCAAGGACACCCCATGTTCCGGCTCACCCGCCACCGCAAGAGTTTCGCCGCCGCCCTCGCGCTGACCGCGTTCACCCTCGGCGCCTGCGGCACCTCGACCGCCGTCGAACCCGCCGCCCAGCCGGAGCCGGCCGCCGCC from Nakamurella sp. A5-74 harbors:
- a CDS encoding peroxiredoxin; this encodes MSADSPAAGQVPAVGDLAPAFSLTNSLGEQVSLADFAGRSVIVFCYPAAGTPGCTTEACEFSAAGPTLDTAGYTVIGISPDSPAKLAGFAADSSLDLILLSDPDKAVLRSFGAYGEKKNYGKLVQGVIRSTFVIGPDGRIEQALRNVKATGHVARVLAGLGLG
- a CDS encoding DUF3618 domain-containing protein, which encodes MARDVKTIQAEIERARDALGVAVDEITDRTNPKNVAERTKQTLRATLADPKVKFPLIGVGVLVVALVVRRIFR
- a CDS encoding Ig-like domain-containing protein; amino-acid sequence: MSRRLRRVLIPLAGVLIVLSGCTSVTGAAESGSTAGPTGGSTATTAAQTTAGPTGGSTATTTAQTTAGPTGGSTATTAAQTTAAGSGVPDPSGPAASSDAPSSSQPQQSSSAVPTTPTTPTATPPVAEVTSSPAVGSKSISPSDPIMVSVDKGTLTTLSLKNAQTGYEVKATFSTDRITWKTDEVLGYGESYTLTGEATGTDGKAVEVNSTYTVVTPKTEVRTTISPTDGAEVGVAMPVVVKFAVEPEDRALVEKNIKITTTPEVDGRWGWIQHDGGTWGLDYRPEGYWPEGTKVHVEANVYGLEFADGSYGKSDLTSDFTIGRNQVVKADVGSHQMIVQQDGKTVATYPASYGQGNGNPDLTTRSGIHVINDMKASVRMSNPKYGYVNLLERWAVRISNNGEFIHANPDSTSAQGNTNVTHGCINLSLANAGAYYRTAMLGDPVEITGTAIKLGPSDGDIFDYAISWETWKTLSALD
- a CDS encoding phospholipase A2 produces the protein MRRVGVGLLALLAAFWWCGMDSSVDSAPGDVGATVMLTAITTGDFDRARPATVVPTAWSATMGYRPILLPGPRGETMLAKPTGDCSSFTGQTGYDFTPVCKEHDLAYDVVRYAARVGNPLPANGRQAADDMFDRDLHARCDELGVTGWSKIMCNTYASGFALGVRMNSWRQGYRSPDPESTTRWWAMLLMALTLMYLPRAVRSVRAPERMLPSDPFGLTRKGTGALPTTVPREPLTVGGAGPR
- a CDS encoding MBL fold metallo-hydrolase; its protein translation is MSSSPRSRQVLAVALASVVAVPVAVLLPRARAAFRGLPQALGASTRAVLSSLPSDSAAPADERRYESDHHSGRSFHNRQRSHTLTPADVPRLLRSFRGRGPVGSPIGPVQVVTPEIRDRTQGLAVTWLGHASALVEIDGTRILFDPVVESRVSPSAQIGPRRLHRAPLTAAELPAVDAVVISHDHYDHLESSTIRDLAQRTACRFIVPLGIGSHLRRWGVPADRIDELDWDAAVRVGGVTLTCTEARHFSGRFVRRDATLWSSWAVAGPRHRVFFGGDTGYTPSFGRTGALFGPFDLTILPIGAYHPAWQDIHMNPEEALRAHGDLGGTALLPIHWATFDLALHSWDEPIERLLRGAAESPEATGRGPVVIGTPRPGQRWDLTDDVPRDDWWRAVAPAGGAHSRPSTIADPADDTARPGR
- a CDS encoding putative leader peptide yields the protein MVSRRHVDLGRLSSALCRSTFAAR
- a CDS encoding amino acid ABC transporter permease — its product is MVPPTASTSLDEPRVVPVRHPWRWVGVAVVLVLLAQFVHGLATNPGWDWETFAKYFAAESILAALWTTIKLTVYGTLLGFGLGVVIAAMRLSKSPFLQVISWGYVWAFRSIPLIVQLLFWFNIAYLYQTLQFGVPFGPGFFSVNTNDLFGPLGAAVLGLALHQAAYAAEIIRGGIVSVDAGQLEAAAALGIPRLRQFRRIVLPQAMRSILPNAANEVISLFKGTSIVSVMAIPELFYQAQVIYGRNGRVVPLLMVATVWYIILTTILSVVQYYVERHYAKGASRTLPPTPLQRITRGWARVRRAAAHPPSRTGTRPVAPAGDAR
- a CDS encoding amino acid ABC transporter ATP-binding protein, with amino-acid sequence MTAAVDSSTRPMVEIRSVHKAFGDLEVLRGIDLDIPAGSVTVILGPSGSGKSTLLRSINHLEKLDSGSISVDGSLIGYKPRRGRLYELREKEILEQRSEIGFVFQNFNLFGHLTVLENVVEAPISAQRRKRSEVEALALELLERVGVREKAHDYPRRLSGGQQQRVAIARALALQPKLILFDEPTSALDPELVGEVLDVIVDLARSGTTLVVVTHEIGFARQVADTVVFIDEGRIIESGTPSAVIDNPQHERTRAFISKVL